One genomic region from Psychrilyobacter piezotolerans encodes:
- a CDS encoding vWA domain-containing protein: MKSFQVWALFLLLSITVFSSDQYIYSQITKDNLVVTDQYIVDRFNLDGEESVFSVETGDINLENFLNSGTAYDETVFTRIENERHDYNGVPRSMVKFNLNKNTGIPKEADFNLTQTDESGDILIYKRLIDENYTIPAPTSNFREEELEKSKNTFLYDDEYRLEHLIAYKYQEVVYRLYTGAKHDGIRPIKKIETGDNLSEFLNGNINYIDFIFENNGTVQTMEKSGITGKFIDGKFELMGLEDGKSYNLDLYTLRYRNNNNTGNYVVATYESSLTFNGKNQSSIQGNTGWLEDIDISNYKNIGLNVITLTNDDLSQIKLKDISEKREIAVNTVSDIVIDAPAGLSGSSINIGGTTYKVTNNQIVVGSTTYSEYVEVSGVKYPVINTKVTIAGTVYTVADDKITIGTINYSVVSEDLIVDEKKYVYRWTGIYDSGFTQEEGKKRVVSFDIEGTDIPLNRQIGIYIEPAPVVKDERYPHQRVIFERKDGSGNLINYELKDQNYKMTDRILIPARLGYRQMKSIDYGSTLGEYLLGGNYKNINEFKFENNNWSYLVDEGVEGIMAEKVISEAAAELTDEDGESILFYTDDVGHGLNKVEEGGDKVVYNWTEGPTNTNGVILNYDKVMFRIIKVPEDGVITENVSYMVGEDEHTAELPKYYWNPYDNANPINYLDETTDGNLRLEAFLFGNPDGGTNEENYIDLVMDAGSDKEITFSNAVISYEAANKNLRLIGLSIGKYAVQLYTVKRGHDGTYKVITYENYDTFAMDIPEIASEEFDKENNIHKIDFITTGTSSGAIQVNVNFITKMEREINLTTSNLQSVGLPAFKLSEKNEGTGESEGVGDIGQISLRESNQKRFLFPLDVVFVIDNSGSMQNEIDAVKDGLSAFGQELYDRGFDVKYNLITFGPEQTSNTIRNWSTKVDQYLDVRNSWWGGTSHYMAIYKEKWFDGLTLGGVNPENRREKEKDELIDAFNNIRASSGYYRGQENSAWGLHYAIEKLRANGRYLDYSGEITDDSSSGYMPSQKMIIFLTDENMDTDNIGSLGYNSGDVLQKLYAKLNSTHNGMADNINLTGLFHVRRRGNTADSANTELTKYEEEGVPDLGYKYSWGKNKNNNYWEEWDDREIPILGIDPSDTGNVYHTDFKYYNTGNNFFMYEMGSSGEHVGDALQSAISNIGIIQRWELSYLTPFNEYDGTTRTVDFKLIDVKGKDGTPISKTIRDLDEYQDKQYAVQEEKLVVEFKDPTGTSPKLSIVDGRGVITFLAKSRYHEMNSSGETIIIEDVIKERSLNVLKTDGTLLFSRTTDDITMSLSEDGWSPLKITVVNLETILDNRAESWVGVENLPIGTDPVKEILSYIDKVKYRVDGSNNYEMWLKKSEVDGLIAHDLGDNPAVPYFNLVIAGSPARVDEEYFKGLMGDRSDAWYELKNSSSDPDLFSGISSDDFEKLDGTRYRIKLGDLDLKELLTSTDGEDIELKISKTKLEAIDGDSANFEDFGQQGWYEFNVVLTETEMQILRDAELNGNPIEYIDLEATAVTDLFTQTKILEDVAIDVIPPKIVEIRVIDTTLRAFLKSMKVLEDTQVFTNTEAENYSGYSAANESELEDLLSNVGSYVKKGDLLDITLIIEDKNLTEDDIYIGIDELGWRVPDIDPEPDGPNGEKRFKLSWPGVEVGGASGTIGIENTIEDRYGNTGDQNISILNINMTDIVPGRTMTDISDNPINAHPSDGKYYVNSDYNITLTGIGNMYRAGIAAFKYDNTKSDNKDGVPTYHHSENGLYTGGIKETEFEIEIDSTHKTDGEYIGKIFGMSKSGKLIDISDYSDDDFDKILDTNYASSPLSQTTIMVDTVEPVISNVSIINRTFMDVYGVNSVNSSGTTYVKDGDKVEISYDIKDFNMHDKEIVSGIKGGYLLDLKGYSVDNLSSEIASPAETGLADTYTVTYTFTINDSGTTETDIDFNIKGEDKAGNQREQEEIIVLNNNKPKAVILKVYEGVKDWDNTTTQRTGDSGLSSGGYEFTKGGAGSLISDPMIYAEISGTGADVRYLKIDKNGTIDPLLDILGETSEIKIDGSNGTKFGTDTTNIAVITPISVSGVPGDEMEFKFIVDTRINTSYLEGGIIGSLTGGHINIDLSDLEELVGIDGYNYDFVVGGKVVQQGGEDDLNGNSFTTVQGGSITSNNIDIDTSLFTEGSRGDLIITVWDRLGHEKIFEKAYFIPTESLGVKATIEDELKQRESKLKIIGEGTSDKFELESSVDKSSE; the protein is encoded by the coding sequence ATGAAGAGTTTTCAAGTGTGGGCATTATTTTTACTCCTAAGTATCACGGTGTTTTCAAGTGATCAATATATATATTCACAGATAACAAAGGATAATTTAGTGGTAACGGACCAATATATCGTAGATAGATTTAATCTAGATGGGGAGGAGTCTGTATTCTCAGTTGAAACAGGGGATATAAATTTGGAAAATTTTTTAAACTCCGGCACCGCCTATGATGAGACAGTATTTACTAGAATAGAAAATGAACGGCATGATTATAATGGCGTTCCTAGATCTATGGTGAAGTTTAATCTAAACAAAAACACAGGAATACCCAAAGAAGCTGATTTTAATCTGACTCAAACGGATGAAAGCGGGGATATTCTGATATATAAAAGGTTGATAGATGAAAACTATACCATACCTGCTCCTACAAGTAATTTTAGAGAAGAAGAATTGGAAAAATCTAAAAATACTTTTCTTTACGATGACGAATACCGGCTGGAGCACCTCATAGCCTATAAATATCAAGAGGTAGTATACAGACTCTATACAGGAGCAAAACATGATGGAATTCGTCCTATAAAAAAAATAGAAACTGGAGATAATTTATCTGAATTTTTAAATGGAAATATTAATTATATAGATTTTATTTTTGAAAATAATGGAACTGTACAGACAATGGAAAAAAGTGGGATTACAGGTAAATTTATAGATGGCAAGTTTGAACTTATGGGATTAGAAGATGGAAAATCTTATAATTTAGACCTGTATACCCTGAGATATAGAAACAATAACAATACAGGAAACTATGTGGTAGCTACCTATGAAAGCAGTTTGACTTTTAATGGGAAAAATCAAAGCTCTATCCAAGGGAATACAGGATGGCTGGAAGATATAGATATATCCAATTATAAAAATATAGGTTTAAATGTAATCACTCTAACCAATGATGATTTATCCCAGATAAAGTTAAAGGATATAAGTGAGAAAAGGGAGATAGCTGTAAATACAGTTTCGGATATAGTTATAGATGCTCCTGCAGGTCTCAGCGGATCCAGTATAAATATAGGGGGAACCACCTATAAGGTCACAAATAATCAGATAGTGGTAGGGAGTACAACGTATAGTGAGTATGTAGAAGTAAGCGGAGTAAAATATCCGGTTATCAATACGAAAGTAACAATAGCAGGAACAGTATATACTGTAGCGGATGATAAGATAACTATAGGAACTATTAATTATTCTGTAGTAAGTGAAGATTTAATAGTAGATGAAAAAAAATATGTGTACAGGTGGACAGGCATCTATGATAGCGGTTTTACCCAGGAGGAGGGGAAAAAAAGGGTAGTTTCCTTTGATATAGAGGGAACTGATATCCCGCTAAATAGACAAATTGGAATATACATTGAGCCGGCTCCGGTAGTAAAAGATGAAAGGTATCCCCACCAAAGGGTGATCTTTGAAAGAAAGGATGGTTCGGGGAATCTAATAAACTATGAACTAAAAGATCAAAATTATAAAATGACAGACAGGATCTTGATACCGGCCAGACTGGGATACCGTCAGATGAAATCTATAGATTATGGGTCGACCTTGGGAGAATATCTATTAGGCGGGAACTATAAAAATATAAATGAATTTAAATTTGAAAATAATAACTGGAGCTATCTGGTGGATGAAGGTGTAGAAGGGATAATGGCGGAAAAAGTTATTTCGGAAGCTGCAGCTGAGCTGACAGATGAAGATGGAGAGAGCATCTTATTCTATACAGATGATGTGGGACACGGCCTGAACAAAGTGGAAGAGGGAGGAGACAAAGTTGTATACAACTGGACTGAGGGACCAACAAATACAAATGGGGTAATATTAAACTACGATAAAGTTATGTTTAGAATTATCAAGGTGCCTGAAGATGGAGTTATTACAGAAAATGTCAGCTATATGGTGGGAGAAGATGAACATACAGCAGAATTACCTAAATATTACTGGAATCCATATGATAACGCTAACCCTATAAATTACTTAGATGAAACAACAGATGGAAACTTAAGGTTAGAAGCATTTTTATTCGGTAATCCAGATGGCGGCACAAATGAAGAAAACTATATAGATCTAGTGATGGATGCCGGTTCAGATAAGGAGATAACATTCTCAAATGCAGTAATCTCGTATGAAGCTGCTAATAAAAATCTGAGATTGATAGGCTTGTCTATAGGAAAATATGCAGTGCAGCTTTATACGGTAAAAAGAGGTCATGACGGGACTTATAAGGTGATCACCTATGAAAATTATGACACCTTTGCCATGGATATACCAGAGATAGCCAGTGAGGAATTTGACAAGGAAAATAATATACATAAGATCGATTTTATAACTACCGGTACCAGCAGTGGAGCTATCCAGGTAAATGTAAACTTTATTACCAAGATGGAAAGAGAGATAAATTTAACAACTTCCAACCTTCAATCTGTTGGTCTGCCAGCTTTCAAACTATCGGAAAAAAACGAGGGGACAGGAGAATCAGAGGGAGTAGGAGACATTGGTCAGATAAGTCTGAGGGAATCGAATCAAAAGAGATTCTTATTTCCTTTAGATGTGGTATTTGTAATAGATAATTCGGGGTCTATGCAAAATGAAATAGATGCAGTAAAGGATGGATTATCAGCTTTTGGGCAGGAACTCTATGACAGGGGATTTGATGTTAAATATAATTTAATTACCTTTGGACCAGAACAAACTTCAAATACGATTAGAAATTGGTCAACTAAGGTAGATCAATATCTTGATGTTAGAAATTCGTGGTGGGGAGGAACTTCTCATTATATGGCTATTTATAAGGAAAAATGGTTTGATGGGTTGACACTGGGAGGAGTTAATCCTGAAAATAGGAGAGAAAAAGAAAAAGATGAACTAATCGACGCTTTTAATAATATAAGGGCAAGTTCTGGATATTATAGAGGGCAGGAAAATAGTGCCTGGGGACTCCATTATGCCATAGAGAAACTCCGTGCCAATGGCAGGTATTTGGATTATTCAGGGGAAATAACAGATGACAGCAGCAGCGGGTATATGCCGTCCCAGAAAATGATAATATTCTTGACCGATGAAAATATGGATACAGATAATATCGGTAGTCTGGGATATAACTCGGGAGATGTGCTGCAAAAATTATACGCTAAATTAAACAGCACTCATAACGGGATGGCTGATAACATCAATTTAACCGGATTATTCCATGTAAGAAGAAGAGGAAATACAGCTGATAGTGCAAATACGGAGTTAACTAAATATGAAGAGGAAGGAGTCCCAGATCTAGGTTATAAATATTCATGGGGAAAAAACAAAAATAATAATTATTGGGAGGAGTGGGATGATAGAGAAATTCCTATCTTAGGGATAGATCCATCAGATACCGGAAATGTCTATCATACGGATTTTAAATATTACAATACAGGAAACAACTTCTTCATGTATGAGATGGGATCTAGCGGGGAACATGTAGGAGATGCTCTTCAAAGTGCAATCAGTAATATAGGAATCATCCAGAGATGGGAACTTTCCTACCTTACTCCATTCAATGAATATGACGGTACTACCAGGACTGTTGATTTTAAATTAATAGATGTAAAGGGAAAAGATGGAACGCCAATATCCAAAACAATCAGAGATTTAGACGAATACCAGGATAAACAATATGCGGTACAGGAAGAAAAATTAGTTGTAGAGTTTAAAGATCCTACCGGGACTTCTCCTAAACTAAGTATAGTGGATGGAAGGGGAGTTATAACATTCTTGGCTAAATCCAGATATCATGAGATGAACAGCAGCGGGGAAACTATAATAATAGAAGATGTTATCAAGGAACGCAGCTTGAATGTATTAAAAACCGACGGGACTCTGTTATTCAGCAGAACTACAGATGATATAACTATGAGTTTATCGGAAGACGGATGGTCACCTCTTAAAATAACTGTGGTAAATCTAGAAACAATATTAGATAACAGGGCAGAATCCTGGGTAGGAGTAGAAAATCTTCCCATAGGAACAGATCCTGTAAAAGAGATACTCAGTTATATCGATAAGGTGAAATACAGGGTAGATGGTTCAAACAACTATGAGATGTGGTTAAAAAAATCAGAGGTGGATGGATTGATAGCTCATGATCTGGGAGATAATCCGGCAGTACCTTATTTTAACCTGGTAATAGCCGGCTCTCCTGCACGGGTAGATGAGGAATATTTTAAAGGTTTGATGGGAGACAGATCCGATGCATGGTATGAACTGAAAAATAGCTCCAGCGACCCGGACTTATTTTCTGGAATATCAAGTGATGATTTTGAGAAATTAGATGGGACCAGATATAGGATAAAATTGGGTGACCTGGATCTAAAGGAACTCCTGACAAGTACTGATGGGGAAGATATAGAACTCAAGATAAGTAAAACAAAGCTGGAAGCTATAGATGGAGATTCGGCTAATTTTGAAGACTTTGGCCAGCAGGGTTGGTATGAATTTAATGTAGTTTTAACAGAGACAGAGATGCAGATATTGAGGGATGCAGAGTTAAACGGAAACCCTATAGAGTATATTGATCTGGAAGCTACAGCAGTTACCGACCTGTTTACTCAGACTAAGATTTTAGAAGATGTAGCAATAGATGTAATACCTCCAAAGATAGTGGAAATAAGGGTAATAGATACAACGTTGAGAGCATTTTTAAAATCAATGAAAGTACTTGAGGATACGCAAGTATTTACAAATACAGAAGCTGAAAATTATTCCGGGTATTCAGCAGCCAATGAATCGGAGCTGGAAGACCTCCTGAGTAATGTTGGAAGTTATGTGAAGAAAGGGGACCTGCTGGATATTACTCTGATAATTGAAGATAAAAATTTAACTGAAGATGATATCTATATCGGTATAGACGAGTTGGGATGGAGGGTGCCTGATATCGATCCAGAACCCGATGGTCCTAATGGGGAGAAAAGATTCAAACTTAGCTGGCCAGGGGTAGAAGTAGGAGGAGCATCAGGTACCATAGGGATTGAAAATACTATAGAGGACAGGTATGGAAACACAGGGGATCAAAATATAAGTATATTAAATATCAATATGACAGATATCGTACCTGGCAGGACAATGACGGATATTAGTGATAATCCTATAAATGCTCATCCATCAGACGGCAAATACTATGTAAACTCCGATTATAATATTACTTTAACTGGAATTGGAAATATGTATCGTGCTGGAATAGCAGCTTTTAAATATGATAATACTAAGTCGGATAACAAAGATGGAGTGCCGACATACCATCATTCAGAGAATGGGCTTTATACAGGCGGGATAAAAGAGACTGAATTTGAAATTGAGATAGATAGTACTCATAAAACAGACGGAGAATATATAGGTAAGATCTTTGGGATGAGTAAGAGCGGGAAATTAATAGATATCAGCGACTATTCAGACGATGATTTTGATAAGATATTGGATACAAACTATGCCAGTTCCCCACTGAGTCAAACTACTATTATGGTAGATACAGTAGAGCCGGTGATATCAAATGTATCGATAATAAACAGGACATTTATGGATGTATACGGGGTAAATAGTGTAAATAGCAGTGGTACAACCTATGTAAAGGATGGGGATAAGGTAGAAATTTCCTACGATATCAAAGATTTTAACATGCATGATAAAGAGATTGTAAGTGGTATCAAAGGTGGATATCTATTGGATCTAAAAGGATATAGCGTGGATAATTTAAGTAGTGAGATAGCTTCACCTGCTGAAACAGGATTAGCAGATACCTATACTGTGACTTATACATTTACAATCAATGACTCTGGTACGACTGAAACAGATATAGATTTTAATATAAAAGGTGAAGATAAAGCTGGAAATCAAAGGGAACAAGAAGAAATTATTGTCTTGAATAACAATAAGCCAAAAGCCGTAATATTGAAAGTCTACGAGGGGGTAAAAGATTGGGACAATACAACTACCCAAAGAACTGGAGACAGCGGTCTTTCATCAGGGGGCTATGAATTCACCAAGGGAGGAGCAGGATCTTTAATAAGTGATCCCATGATCTATGCTGAGATCAGTGGAACAGGTGCAGATGTAAGGTATTTAAAAATAGATAAAAATGGAACTATAGATCCATTACTTGATATCTTGGGGGAGACAAGTGAAATCAAAATAGACGGCAGCAATGGTACAAAGTTTGGTACCGATACTACGAATATTGCTGTGATTACCCCTATAAGTGTATCAGGAGTACCAGGAGATGAAATGGAGTTTAAATTTATTGTGGATACAAGGATAAATACTTCCTACCTGGAAGGCGGGATCATCGGAAGTTTGACAGGGGGACATATAAATATAGATCTATCTGATTTGGAAGAATTAGTAGGAATAGACGGATATAACTATGATTTTGTTGTAGGAGGAAAGGTTGTGCAGCAAGGTGGAGAAGATGATCTTAACGGGAACAGCTTCACCACGGTACAGGGTGGATCTATAACAAGTAATAATATTGATATAGATACTTCGTTATTTACAGAGGGATCCAGAGGAGATTTAATAATTACGGTCTGGGATAGACTGGGACATGAAAAAATCTTTGAGAAAGCCTATTTTATACCTACAGAATCTCTGGGTGTTAAAGCCACTATAGAAGATGAACTCAAACAAAGAGAGAGTAAGTTAAAGATCATTGGTGAAGGAACCAGTGATAAATTTGAACTGGAAAGCAGCGTGGATAAGAGTAGTGAATAA